The Kwoniella shivajii chromosome 7, complete sequence genome includes a region encoding these proteins:
- a CDS encoding nucleolar protein 16: MANPRQRSKAKSHRSTKPSIHRIRKLHQKSRRAPPLKGPEVLQQGWDKKKTVFQNYAALGLLPSIPIPNQATSSRSQRVQLPSLPEDIEEAPKVGFGRIIRDEDGNVIDIIIDEDESIEQEETNIPFPEDGEEKPSVVGKTEVVRKLEQLSATSAPVNRHTSTSERTWLHNLVDKYGDDTESMTRDRKLNVWQKTEGEIKRMIKKAGGVDKLRA; encoded by the exons ATGGCAAACCCacgtcaaagatcaaaggcCAAGTCGCATAGATCAACGAAACCAAGTATACATCGGATTCGAAAATTACATCAAAAGTCCAGGAGAGCACCACCTTTGAAAGGTCCAGAGGTACTACAACAAGGCTGggataagaagaagactgTGTTCCAAAA TTACGCAGCTTTAGGTCTTTTACCTTCTATTCCTATCCCGAACCAAGCGACTTCATCTCGATCACAAAGAGTACAACTTCCATCATTACCTGAAGACATCGAGGAAGCACCCAAAGTGGGATTTGGGAGAATCATaagggatgaagatgggaatgttattgatatcatcattgatgaagatgagagtatTGAACAAGAGGAAACGAATATACCTTTCCccgaagatggagaagaaaagcCATCAGTAGTCGGTAAGACTGAAGTCGTAAGAA AACTTGAACAATTATCAGCCACTTCAGCACCTGTCAATAGACATACATCAACATCCGAGCGCACTTGGTTACACAACCTAGTGGACAAGTATGGTGATGATACTGAAAGTATGACAAGAGATAGGAAACTGAATGTCTGGCAAAAGACTGAGGGTGAAATCAagagaatgatcaagaaagctggTGGTGTTGATAAACTTCGGGCTTAA